In Synechococcus sp. PCC 6312, one genomic interval encodes:
- the rpsG gene encoding 30S ribosomal protein S7 translates to MSRRTRATKRPTAPDPVYNSRLISMLIQRIMLSGKKSIAGRIVYDAMKTVEERTGQEALQIFEKAIKNATPLVEVKARRVGGATYQVPMEVRQDRGTALALRWLVQFSRKRSGRSMVNKLANEVMDAANETGSTIRKREETHKMAEANKAFAHYRY, encoded by the coding sequence ATGTCCCGTCGTACCCGCGCCACCAAACGTCCCACGGCCCCCGATCCGGTCTATAACAGCCGCCTAATCAGTATGCTGATTCAACGCATTATGCTGAGTGGCAAAAAGTCTATCGCCGGCCGGATTGTCTATGATGCCATGAAAACCGTTGAGGAACGGACTGGACAAGAGGCCCTGCAAATCTTTGAAAAAGCCATCAAGAATGCGACCCCCTTGGTTGAAGTCAAAGCCCGCCGAGTGGGTGGAGCCACCTATCAAGTCCCGATGGAAGTCCGCCAAGATCGGGGAACAGCCCTAGCCCTACGCTGGTTAGTTCAATTTTCCCGGAAACGCTCTGGCCGCTCTATGGTCAATAAGTTAGCCAATGAAGTTATGGATGCCGCCAACGAAACCGGAAGCACGATTCGGAAACGGGAAGAAACCCACAAAATGGCTGAGGCCAACAAAGCCTTTGCCCATTATCGTTATTGA